The following proteins come from a genomic window of Methanospirillum lacunae:
- the rpmC gene encoding 50S ribosomal protein L29 → MAIFRARDVSQLSDVELVEQVDKLKMELIQYRGKVSAGGAPENPGQIREIRRTIARMKTEQNRRTLA, encoded by the coding sequence ATGGCAATCTTCAGAGCACGTGATGTTAGTCAGCTCTCTGATGTCGAACTGGTAGAACAGGTTGACAAACTCAAGATGGAACTGATCCAGTACCGGGGTAAAGTCAGCGCCGGTGGTGCTCCTGAGAATCCAGGACAGATCCGTGAAATTCGCCGGACTATTGCCCGGATGAAGACTGAACAGAACCGCAGAACCCTGGCATGA
- a CDS encoding ribonuclease P protein component 1 → MITPQNILFHELIGLDVTVVHASSPSLVGITGIIIDETKNTVMIKTVSGLKMVGKKGITLRTRIPGGKVVDLDGSALLMAPERRTTMRIRK, encoded by the coding sequence ATGATTACACCGCAGAACATCCTGTTCCATGAACTCATCGGACTGGATGTCACTGTGGTGCATGCCTCTAGCCCATCCCTTGTGGGAATCACCGGAATCATCATCGATGAGACCAAAAACACGGTCATGATTAAGACTGTTTCTGGTCTGAAGATGGTGGGAAAAAAGGGTATCACCCTTCGAACCCGTATTCCCGGGGGAAAAGTCGTTGATCTGGATGGCTCAGCACTCCTGATGGCTCCAGAGAGACGGACAACAATGCGAATCAGAAAATAA
- a CDS encoding 30S ribosomal protein S3, which produces MAVERKFVADGVRKVRVEKHLSRELKRAGYGGMDLIRTPLGTQVTIFAEKPGIVIGKGGKVVRSLTQDLATVYGVESPQIEVQQVDNPNLNAQIMAERLASALERGWYFRKAGSSTIRRIMESGALGCEVVISGKLTGARGRVQKFTEGYIKHSGDPVNTIVEKGFAVAIKKLGVIGVQVRIIPPGAQLPDHFQVTAVIEKKKAALAPHLTKISSDSVVDEDVPLEEMLDEPDVEEDL; this is translated from the coding sequence ATGGCAGTAGAACGTAAGTTTGTAGCAGACGGCGTACGGAAGGTCCGGGTTGAGAAACATCTCTCCCGTGAGCTCAAGCGTGCCGGATACGGTGGTATGGATCTCATCCGGACACCCCTCGGCACCCAGGTGACGATCTTTGCAGAGAAGCCGGGTATCGTCATTGGAAAAGGTGGAAAGGTTGTTCGCAGCCTGACCCAGGACCTTGCAACAGTCTACGGGGTAGAATCTCCGCAGATTGAGGTTCAACAGGTTGATAACCCGAACCTGAATGCACAGATCATGGCAGAGCGGCTCGCCAGTGCACTTGAGCGCGGATGGTACTTCAGAAAAGCAGGATCATCCACGATCCGCAGAATCATGGAGTCCGGAGCACTTGGTTGCGAGGTTGTCATCTCTGGAAAACTCACCGGAGCACGTGGTCGTGTCCAGAAGTTTACTGAAGGATACATCAAGCACTCCGGAGATCCGGTAAACACCATCGTCGAGAAGGGATTCGCTGTAGCAATCAAGAAGCTCGGTGTTATCGGTGTTCAGGTACGGATCATTCCGCCAGGTGCACAACTTCCTGACCACTTCCAGGTAACTGCGGTTATTGAGAAGAAGAAGGCAGCCCTTGCCCCTCACCTGACCAAGATCTCATCAGACTCTGTTGTTGATGAGGATGTTCCACTCGAAGAGATGCTTGACGAGCCAGATGTTGAGGAGGACCTCTAA
- a CDS encoding 30S ribosomal protein S17: protein MARNIGFNVPTPEKECSDVNCPFHGTLPVRGQVITGKVVSDKMTGSVVIRRDYLHFVKKYQRYEKRSSKIHAHNPPCLHARVGDTVSIAECRPLSKTKTFVVIEVNKS from the coding sequence ATGGCAAGAAATATCGGATTTAACGTCCCTACGCCGGAAAAAGAGTGTTCGGACGTAAACTGCCCGTTCCATGGCACCTTGCCGGTGCGCGGCCAGGTGATCACCGGCAAAGTCGTGAGCGACAAGATGACGGGGTCGGTAGTGATCAGGAGGGACTACCTGCACTTTGTCAAGAAGTACCAGCGGTACGAGAAGCGTAGTTCAAAGATTCATGCACACAACCCACCATGCCTCCATGCACGGGTTGGAGACACTGTGAGCATAGCCGAGTGCAGGCCGCTCTCCAAGACCAAGACCTTTGTGGTTATTGAGGTGAACAAGTCATGA
- a CDS encoding 50S ribosomal protein L14 codes for MRGLGIKVPRSVSTGTRLACADNTGARLVQVVSVFGYHGVRRRQPKLGLADIATVSVKKGTPDMRRKLVRAVVIRQKKEIRRPSGLRLSFEDNAVVVVDEKNEPRGTEIKGPVAREVAIRYPRIGSMATIIV; via the coding sequence ATGAGGGGCCTAGGGATAAAGGTCCCCCGTTCAGTAAGCACCGGAACCAGACTGGCATGTGCAGACAACACCGGAGCACGGTTAGTCCAGGTTGTCTCGGTCTTTGGATACCATGGTGTCAGACGCAGGCAGCCGAAACTCGGCCTTGCTGATATCGCCACGGTAAGTGTCAAGAAGGGTACACCCGACATGCGGAGGAAACTCGTGCGTGCCGTGGTTATTCGCCAGAAGAAAGAAATTCGTCGCCCAAGCGGACTTCGCCTCAGTTTTGAGGATAATGCCGTTGTAGTCGTTGACGAAAAGAATGAGCCACGTGGAACCGAGATCAAGGGTCCGGTTGCTCGTGAGGTCGCGATCCGGTACCCACGTATTGGTTCGATGGCCACGATCATCGTGTGA
- a CDS encoding 50S ribosomal protein L22, producing the protein MGRIEYSNKVEGDNLARGRVNEAPISPKHAIEIARFVRGKSLAEAEAYLNDVVDLKKAIPFKKFNRNVAHKRGLVGWDGGRYPQKASQVYLRLFNSVRKNAEYSGLDTEKLRIIHVSANRGIRRRSFMPRAMGRATPKDRQTVNIEMIVSEQEA; encoded by the coding sequence ATGGGAAGAATCGAGTATTCAAACAAGGTGGAAGGGGACAATCTTGCCCGTGGCAGGGTGAATGAGGCACCTATCTCCCCCAAGCACGCAATTGAGATTGCCCGGTTTGTCAGGGGGAAATCCCTTGCAGAGGCTGAAGCATACCTGAATGATGTGGTTGACCTGAAAAAGGCCATCCCCTTCAAGAAATTCAACCGAAATGTGGCCCACAAACGTGGCCTTGTCGGCTGGGATGGCGGTCGCTACCCACAGAAGGCAAGCCAGGTTTATCTCCGGCTCTTTAACAGTGTGCGCAAGAACGCTGAATACAGCGGACTCGACACGGAAAAACTCCGTATCATCCATGTGTCAGCAAACCGCGGTATCCGTCGCCGGAGTTTCATGCCCCGTGCAATGGGCCGGGCAACTCCCAAAGATCGGCAGACCGTCAACATCGAGATGATCGTCTCCGAGCAGGAGGCCTGA
- a CDS encoding 50S ribosomal protein L2, producing MGHRITTQSRGHGGPTYRAPSHRYKAELRHLGRNDTTVNAVIIDIEHDPARHTPIAKVEVEGSEKKYVLVPEGLGIGDTMSWGSEVSYKNGNTLPMSAIPTGAYICNIEARPNDGGKFVRAGGVQAMITDKMEGRVAVRMPSGKTKWFNGQCRATVGVVAGGGRSEKPFVKAGKKYHKMKNTASNWPRVRGEAMNVIDHPFGGGGHQHAGRPKTVSRGTSPGRKVGHIAARRTGRRR from the coding sequence ATGGGACATCGAATCACAACACAAAGCCGTGGACACGGAGGACCAACCTACCGTGCACCGTCACACCGGTACAAGGCAGAACTGCGTCACCTTGGACGCAATGACACCACGGTTAATGCGGTCATTATTGACATTGAGCATGATCCGGCCAGACACACACCTATCGCCAAGGTCGAAGTTGAAGGCAGTGAGAAGAAGTACGTTCTTGTTCCGGAAGGACTTGGAATCGGGGACACAATGTCCTGGGGATCTGAAGTCTCCTACAAGAATGGAAACACACTTCCAATGTCAGCAATTCCGACTGGTGCATACATCTGCAACATTGAAGCCAGACCAAATGATGGTGGAAAGTTCGTCCGTGCAGGTGGCGTTCAGGCTATGATCACCGACAAGATGGAAGGCCGGGTTGCAGTCCGGATGCCAAGCGGAAAGACAAAGTGGTTCAACGGCCAGTGCCGTGCAACCGTTGGTGTTGTCGCAGGCGGTGGCCGCAGCGAGAAGCCGTTCGTCAAGGCCGGTAAGAAATATCACAAGATGAAGAATACCGCAAGCAACTGGCCACGGGTCAGAGGTGAAGCTATGAATGTTATCGATCACCCATTCGGTGGTGGAGGACATCAGCACGCTGGCAGACCAAAGACAGTGAGCCGCGGAACATCCCCTGGCCGGAAGGTTGGGCACATAGCCGCACGCCGCACAGGCAGAAGGAGGTAA
- a CDS encoding 30S ribosomal protein S19 codes for MAKKIQKKLPRRKEEFTYHGFNAEALKSMTIEELLPVMPSRARRKVLRGWTISEDTLLADLRKGDSRVKTHVRDMIILPEMIGREIEIYNGKEFVKVEIQPEAVFHYLGEFALTRRKVAHGSAGIGATRSSKFVPLK; via the coding sequence ATGGCAAAGAAGATTCAGAAGAAATTGCCACGGCGAAAGGAAGAGTTCACATATCATGGATTCAACGCCGAGGCTCTCAAATCCATGACTATTGAGGAACTGCTTCCGGTCATGCCCTCACGGGCACGGCGGAAGGTTCTCCGTGGATGGACCATCAGCGAGGACACACTTCTTGCTGATCTGCGTAAGGGTGACAGCCGAGTCAAGACTCATGTCCGCGATATGATCATTCTCCCAGAGATGATTGGACGTGAAATCGAGATTTACAACGGGAAGGAGTTTGTTAAGGTTGAGATTCAGCCTGAAGCAGTCTTCCATTACCTTGGAGAATTCGCCCTGACACGAAGGAAAGTCGCTCACGGTTCTGCTGGTATTGGAGCAACACGGTCGAGTAAGTTCGTTCCACTGAAGTGA